The sequence GGCCAGCCGCTGGACGGTGGGGACGAGTTGTTCGACGGTGCGCGGGGTGAACGCCTTGGACACCAGCCGGCGGATGCGGGTGTGGTCCGGCGGTTCGAGGTCCAGCAGCCCCTGCCCGTTGAGCGTCTCGAACGGCTCGTGCTCGGGAGGCGGCGGTGTCCGGCCGAACTCCTCGTGCGTGAACCGGTGCAGGTATGTGCGCCCCAGCCGCCGGTCACGCAGCAGGGCCGACACGTCGGCGTAGTGCGGGACGAGCCACTGGTCGGTGGCCTCGAAGTAGTGCGCCCGGCCGGTGGCCCGCAGCCCCGAGTAGGCGGGGTACGGGTCGGCGACGAACGCCGCCGACCAGGGGTCGAACGGGGCGGCGGGGATGCTGGGCTGTTCCATGGCCCGACGCTAACCGGCCACCCCCGACCGGGCCAGCCCTGCCGGGACCACGCGCACCGGGCGGGCCGGCCGCGCCGCCGCCACGCATCGCACCCGGCGGCCTGCTCAGGAAGGGGTGACCAGCCGGGCCTCGTAAGCGAAGACGGCGGCCTGGGTGCGGTCGCGGAGGCCCAGTTTGACCAGGATGCGGCTCACATGGGTCTTGATCGTCGACTCGGCGACGACCAGGTGACCGGCGATCTCCGCGTTCGACAGGCCCTGCGCGATGAGCACGAGCACCTCCGTCTCGCGTTCGGTGAGGTCGCCGACCCGGGCCAGCGCCGGGGGACGCGGGGCCGACGCGAGTTTGGAGAACTCGGTGATCAGGCGCCGGGTGACCGTGGGTGCCAGCAGTGCCTCGCCGGAGGCGACCACGCGTACACCGTCGGCGAGCTGGCGGGCCGAGGCGTCCTTGAGGAGGAAGCCGGAGGCACCCGCGCGCAGGGCCTGGTAGACGTACTCGTCGAGGTCGAAGGTGGTGAGGACCAGGACCTTCGCGTCCGCGTCGGCGGCGACGATCTCGCGGGTGGCCTCGATGCCGTTGAGCTCGGGCATGCGGATGTCCATCAGCACCACGTCGGGGCGGAGGGCGGCGACCTGGGAGACGGCCTCGCGCCCGTTGACCGCCTCGCCGACGACCTCGATGCCCGGCATGGCGTTGAGCAGGACCGAGAAGCCCTCGCGGACCATCATCTGGTCGTCGACGATCAGGACCCGGATCGGCGCGGCGGGCGGCGTCGTCATCCCTGCTCCACGGAGGCACCGGACGCGCCGGACGTGCTGGTCGTGCCGGTCGTGCCGGTCGTGCCGGTCGTGCCGGTTGTCCCGGGCTCGCCGGACCCGATCGGCTGGGCGGGGATGAAGGCCGTGACCTCGTAGCCGCCCTCCGCGGTGGCCTCGGCGGTCATCTCGCCGTTCAGCATCGCGACCCGTTCCCGCATCCCGGTGATTCCGTGCCCGGCCCCCGGTGACGGCTTCACCGGACCGGTCGCGGGCCCGTTGACGACGCGCAGGCCGAGCCCGCCCAGGACGTAGCCGATCTCGACCCTCGCGGGGGCGCCCGGGGCGTGCCGCAGGCTGTTGCTGAGGGCCTCCTGGATGATGCGGTACGCCGACAGTTCGACGCCCTGCGGCAGTTCGCGCACCGCGCCGGTCACCGCCTTCTCCGTCACGAGGCCCGCCTCCCCGACGTTGGCGAGCAGCCGGTCGAGGTCGGCGAGGGTGGGCTGCGGTGCGTCCGGGGCCTCGTAGTCGTCGGCCCGGACGACGCCGAGCACCCGGCGCAGTTCGGTGAGCGCGGCCACGGCGTTCTCCCGGATCGTGACGAAGGCCTGCTCCAGCTCCGGCGGCGGGTTCTCCACCCGGTACGGGGCGGCCTCGGCCTGAATGGCGACGACGGACATGTGGTGGGCGACCACGTCGTGCAGTTCGCGGGCGATGGTGGTGCGCTCCTCCAGCAGCGTGCGCCGGTCGCGTTCGACAGCGGTCACGGTGCGCTGCACGGTGACCTCGCGCTGCGCCTCCCGCCGGACCTGGACCAGGCTCACCACGAGCAGCGCGAACGCCGAGGCCACCGCCATGGCCGCGGTGCTCGCCCCGCCGTCCCCGCCGGTGACGACGCTCTCGACGACGAGCCCCAGCAGCAGCGTGAGCGCCCACATCCAGGCGGCGGTGCGCGGCCGGGTCCTGGCCGCGACGACGAACAGCACCACCAGGTGGGAGAAGAAGGTGGTCGCCCCCCACGGCCCTTCGCCGCCCACGACCGCGCTCACCGGCATCAGCGCCATGGCCATCCAGAACGCCCCGACCGGCCTGATCAGCGTCATCGCCACGCAGATGGCGGGCAGCAGCCCGGACAGCAGGACGCCGGCGTTGCCCGTCTCGGTGAACCCCGCCATGAAGGTGATCAGCGCGGCGCCCAGCACCGCCGCGTGCGGAATCCATGCGGCCCCCGTCCCGAGGCGCCCCGGCAGCCGCCGGGTCAGTGGCCCGTCGGTGCGCATCGGTGCCATCGGGCGGTAGGCGAACGCGTCCTGGAGGAGGTCGTGCCGCAGTTCGTCGATCGCACCCGCGGCGAGCCGGAGCTCCGGGCTTCTGGTCTTGGTCTCGGTCACGCCTCCACGGTAGGCGGGGCGGCGGACCGGGTCGTCAGCAGTGATACGGATTCCCGGCCGTCCGTCGCAAGTACTACACGCGTACGACGCGGACCCCGCCCGGCCCGCAGCACGGCTGCCGCGCACAGCCGCCCAGCCATCGCGCGGCCTACCAGGCGAGCTGGGCGATCTCCTCGGCGACCACCGCGCACGCGTCGGCGGCCGGGTCGATCAGCGGGAAGTGGCCGACGTCCGGCAGCAGTGTCAGCCCCACCGTCTCGCCCTCCTTCGCGGCCGCGTCGACGAACGCCTCGGAGACGGCCGCCGGCACCGTGAGGTCCGTGGTGCCCTGGACGACGACGGTCGCGATGCCGGTGGGCAGCAGCCGGGCCGGGTCCGCGTGCGCGCTCCGCCCGGCGAAGTCCGCCGCCGGTCCCAGGAGCTGCCCGACCGCCCCGGCACACACGTCGAGCGCTACCGCCGACGAGAAGTCCGCGATCGGCGCGAGGGCCACCACGCCCCGCAGCGCGGGCGGCCTCACCAGCCGCCACGGCGACCCCTCGGGCAGGACGTGCCGGGCGGCGGCCCACAGGGCCAGCTGCCCGCCCGCCGAGTGCCCGGTGACGACGATCCGGCGGCTGTCCGCTGCGGGCAGCTCCCGCGCCAGCAGCTCCGGCAGCGCGTCCATGGCGGCGGCCACGTCCTCGAAGGTCTCCGGCCAGCGGCCCGCGACCGGGCCCGAGCCGCGCTGCTGCGGAAGCTCGCTGCCGCGCCGGTACTCGACGCTGGCCACGGCGAACCCGCGCCGGGCCAGGAAGTCCGCGAACGGCGACACATGCGCGCGGTCGTACGGGGCCCGCCACGCACCGCCGTGCAGGACGACCACGACGGGCGCGCCGGTGCGCCCGTCGCGCGGGGCGTAGAAGTCGATGACCTGGTCCGGGTGGCTGCCGTAGGCGGCGGACGCGTCGGGAGCGACGGCCGGATGCGCGAAGGCCGACTCCGTCTCGGCGGCGTCCCGCTCGCGCGCGGCAGAGTCCGACATCCTGCTCCCACCCTCCCTGTCGTCCGGCCCAACTGGCCTGACCTGCGGGGACCGTACCAGTACGGGGGCCGGGCCCGCCCACCGGGAATCGATGCGGAGGACCGGCGCCCGGGAAGCGGTCCGGATGCTCCCCGTCCCCCAGGCCGGATCGTCCCCGCACCCCGTCCGGGACCGGGCGCGACGCCGTCCGGTGACCGGGGCGAGCCGGTCACCGGACGGATGCGGCAGCCTACGCCGCCGGAGCGGCCAGAACCTCCGCGAGCACCCGTGCCGCGCGTTCCGCGTCGGCGAACCCCACGTACAGCGGTGTGAAACCGAACCGCAGCACATCCGGCCGGCGCAGGTCCCCGACGACGCCGCGCGCGATCAGCTCGGCCATCACGGGCTCGGCGTCGTCGCACCGCAGCGCGACCTGGCTGCCGCGTTCCGCGTGGGCGGCCGGGGTGACCGAGGTGACCCGGCCCTCGGGGGCGTACGCCTCGACGCACTCCAGGAAGAAGTCCGTCAGCGCCAGGGACTTGGCCCGGACCGCGTCGATCCCGACCCCGTCCCAGACGTCGAGCGACGCCTCCAGGGCCAGCATGGACAGGATGTCGGGCGTGCCGACCCGGCCCCGTACCGCGCCGTCGGCCGGGGTGTAGCCCGGCGTCATCGCGAACGGGTCGGCGTGCGACGTCCACCCCGGCAGGGGCGAGTCGAAGGCCGGCTGGTGGCGCTCGGCGACGTACAGGTAGGCGGGCGAACCGGGGCCGCCGTTGAGGTACTTGTACGTACAGCCCACCGCCAGGTCCACGCCGTGCTCGTCCAGACCGACGGGGAGCGCGCCCGCGCTGTGGCACAGGTCCCAGACGGAAATCGCGCCCGCGGCCCGCACCGCGGCGGTGAGCCCCGGCAGGTCGTGCAGCCGGCCCGAGCGGTAGTCGACGTGGTTGAGCAGGACGGCGGCGGTCCGCGGACCGAGCGCGTCCGGCACGTCGGCGGGGGCGACCGGGACGATCCGGTGGCCGGTCATCCGGGCCGCCGAAGCGGCGATGTAGCCGTCGGTGGGGAACGTCTGCGCGTCGACCAGGATCTCGTCACGGCCTTCCGGCGCCAGCCGGGTCGCGGCGACGACCGCCTTGAAGACGTTCACGCTCGTCGAGTCCCCGACGACGATCCGGCCGGGCGCCGCCCCGACGATCGGGGCGATGCGGTCACCGATCCGTTCCGGCGCCGTCCACCAGCCGCTCTCGCCCCACGAGCGGATGCGCAGCTCGCCCCACTCGCGGGTGAGGACCTCCTGCACCCGGGCGGGCACATGGCGCGGCAGCGCGCCGAGCGAGTTGCCGTCCAGGTAGACGGTGTCGTCGAGGGTGAAGAGTCCGCGCAGCGGCGCGAGGGTGTCCGCAGTGTCGAGCGCCTGTGCGCGCTCCTTCAGGTCAGACATGGCTGCGGGCCGTCCAGAGCTCGGGGAAGACGTTCTTCGTGGCGCGCTTCTCCAGCCAGGCCACGCCGGCCGAGCCGCCGGTGCCCGTCTTGGAGCCCATGGCCCGCCGGGTCGCGAGCAGATGGTCGTTGCGCCATCGCCACACGAGCTCGCCGACATCGGTGAGCACCTCGCCGAGGCGGACCAGCTCGTCGTTCTGGTCCGGGTTGGCGTAGATCTCCGCCCAGACGGCCTCGACCTCGGGCGAGGGCTCGTACTTACGGGTCAGGTCCCGGCCGAGCACAGACTCGGGGATCGCGTGCCCGCGCCGGGCGAGCAGGGCGAGCGCCTCGTCGTAGAGCCCCGGCTCCGCGAGGGCCTTCTCCAGCTCGGCGTGGACGCGGGGCGCGCCCCGGTGCGGCACCAGCATGGACGCGGACTTGTCGCCGAGCAGGAACTCCATCCGCCGGTACATCGCGGACTGGAAACCGGAACCCTCGCCGAGCGAGGACCGGTAGGAGTTGAACTGGGCGGGGGTGAGCTGGGCGAGCGGCGTCCAGGAGGCGTTCAGGGCCTCCAGTTCGCGCAGGGACCGCTTCAGCGCGTCCTGCGCGACGTCCAGGCGGTCCTCGCGCATCGCGTGCGCGGCGGTCTCCCACTCATGGACGATGACGGTGAACCACAGCTCCATGACCTGGGTGGTGACCAGGAAGACCATCTCGCCGGGATCGTCCGAGCGGAGGTGCTGGAGGTGGGTCAGGACATCCGCCTGGACATAGTCCTCGTACGGAGTCGTGCCCGCGAAGTCGAGGTGCGGGGTCGCCGCACCGGTGGCTTCGGGGTCGGGGGGAATCGTCGACATCGCTGTCTCCTCGACACGAGCTTCCGGGTAGCGGTCCGCCCCTTCCATGAGGAAGTGGAGCTCCGGTCCCCTGTTCGCATCCTAAACGCCGCCCCCGGACGCGCGCAGGCCCCGCAGCCGCGGATGCGGAGCCGCGGGGCCTGCGGTACGGCGTCGGCTAGCCGAGGGTCTCGGCGGCGGTCGGCGAGGAGTCGCGCAGGAACGTCGAGCAGCGCTCGTACTCCTCCTGCTCGCCGATGGCCTGCGCGGCCCGTGCGAGGGCGTGCAGGGCGCGCAGGAAGCCGCGGTTCGGCTCGTGCTCGAACGGCACGGGCCCGTGGCCCTTCCAGCCGGCCCGGCGCAGCGCGTCGAGGCCGCGGTGGTAGCCGGTGCGGGCGTAGGCGTACGACTCGACGACCCGGCCGCCCTCGAACGCCTCGTCGGCGAGCTGCGCCCAGGCCAGCGAGGAGGTCGGGTACTTCGCGGCGACATCGGCGGGCGCGGTACCGGCGGCGAGCAGCTCGCGCGGCTCCGGGTCGTCGGGCAGGTGGGTCGGGGCAGGGCCACCGAGCAGGTTCTCGTGGATCGACATGGGTTCCAGTGTGCCTGGCACGGGCCCCGCCCGGGGAACCAGGCGGGCGGTGATCCCGGTGCGGGCGACGCGTTCCGGTCAGCGCCCCTTCAGCCCGTGCTCTCCGGTCCGGCGGTCTCCGGTGCGGGTTCCAGCGGCGGGCTCGTGACACCGCAGTGCACCGCGCACTCGGGCCGTGCGGTTGCCGCCTCGGGCTCGGAGGGCCTGCGCACGGTCGCCCACGCGATCAGCGCGCCGAGCACCAGCAGCCCGGCGCACATCGGCATGGCCCGCCGGAACGTCGCGGCGAACTCCCCGGCGTCCCGGTAGGCGTCCGGCCCCATCCCGGCGAGCAGCGGCAGGGCGGCCACCGCGATCAGGCCGGCGGCGCGTGCGGCGGCGTTGTTGATCCCGCTGGCGAGCCCGGCCCTGGCGGTGTCCACGGAGGCCAGGACGGACGCGGTGAGGGGTGCCACCACGGTGACCAGCCCGGCTCCGAGGACGGCCACGGCGGGCAGCACGTCGGTGAGGTAGCCGGTGACGGAGCCCGAGCCCGGCCCCACCCGCAGCATCAGGAGCATCCCCGCGGCGGCGATCAGCGGCCCGGCGGTCAGCGGGATGCGCGGGCCGATGCGCTGGCCCAGCTCGCCGGACGCGGCCGAGAACAGCAGCATCAGCAGCGTGGTCGGCAGCAGTGCGGCGCCCGCGCCGAGGGCGGAGTACCCGGCGACGACCTGGAGCTGGATCGCGGAGAGGAAGAAGTAGCCGCCGAGCGCCGCGTACACGCACAGGGTGACGATGTTGACGGCGGTGAACTGCCGGGAGGCGAACACCGACGGCGGGAGCATCGGATCCGCCCTGCGCCGCTCGACCTGGACGAAGGCGACCCCGAGGGCCACCCCGCCCAGCGCCGCCCCGATCACCACCGGGGAGGCGCCCTGCCCCGGCGCCGCGATCAGCGCGTACGTGACCAGTGCGAGCGCGAGGGCGCCGAGGACCGCGCCCACGACATCGAAGCGCCCGTGCGCGCGCGGATCACGGGACTCCGGTACGTGGCGCAGCGCGACGGGCACGCAGACGGCGGCGAGCGGCAGATTGAGCAGGAACACCCAGCGCCAGCCGGGTCCGTCGACGAGCCAGCCGCCCACGAACGGCCCGACGGCGGCCCCGACCCCGCCGAACCCGGACCACAGCCCGACCGCGCGGGCCCGGTCGTCGGGGTGGAAACTCGCCTGGATCAGCGCCAGCGACCCGGGCGTCAGCAGGGCGCCGCCGACACCCTGGAGGGCGCGGGCGGCGATGAGTACGGCGGCGTTCGGCGCGAGGCCGCAGACCAGCGAGGCGGCGGCGAACCAGACGACGCCGACGACGAAGACCCGACGCCGCCCGTAGCGGTCGCCGAGCGAGCCGCCGAGGAGGATCAGCCCGGCGAGGGTCAGCATGTAGGCGTTGACGGTCCACTGGAGCGCGGCCAGATCGGTGCCCAGGTCCTCGCCGATGCGGGGCAGGGCGACGTTGATGACGGTGGAGTCGAGCATGGCCATGCTGGACCCGAGCACCGTCGTCAGGACGACCCAGCGCCCGGCGCCGGAGGCGACTCGGATCCCGGGCCCGTCCGCCTCGCTCTTCTCCATGCCCCCCAGCATCGTCGTCACGGCACCGGAGAGCCACCGGGACCGCCCTCAGACGGTGTCGCGTACCGCCTCGACGCCCCGGATCAGCGCCGCGAGTCCGGCCTCCACCTTGCTCCGCGCGCACCCCACGTTCAGCCGCACGAAGCCGTCGGCCCCGTAGGTGCTCCCCGGCATCACCGCGACCCGTTCCCGCTCGATCAGCACCCGCTGCAGCGCCTCGTCGTCCCGGACGCCCGCGCGCCGCAGGTCGATCCAGGCCAGGTAGCCGGCCTGCGGGGGCTCCCACTCCAGGGCCGGGAACGCGGTGTTCAGCCGCTCGGCGACAAGGGCCAGGTTCTCCGCGACGTATGCGCGCACCGCGTCCAGCCACGGCCCGCCCTCCCGGTACGCGGCGATGTGCGCGGTCAGCGAGAGCACCGCCGGCGAGGCGAGGCCCTCGGCCGTCTCCATGCGGCGCAGGTACTCGGTCCGGTCCTCCGGCCTGCCGATGAGCCCGTACGAGCCGGTCAGCGCGGGGAAGTTGAACGACTTCGAGGCCGAGGTGATGACCGCCCAGCGCCCGTCGCCGCCCACCCGGGTCCACGGCACGTGCGGGCGGCCGTCGTGCACGAAGTCCGCGTGGATCTCGTCGCTGATCACGGCCACCCCGTGGCGCGCGGCGAGCGCCGCCATCCCGGCGAGCTCGTCCTCCGTCCACACCCGGCCGGACGGATTGTGCGGGGAGCACACCACGAGGACCGTGCTGTCCGGCCGCGCGAGCTCCCGCTCCAGCGCGTCCGTGTCCCCGAGCGGCACCCCCCTCAGTTCCCGCCCGAGGCCATGGATCGCCTTGCGGAAACCGTCGTACGTGGGGGTATGCAGGACGACGCCGTCGCCCTCGGCCGTCCACATCTGGAGCAGCTGGGAGAACTGGCTGAGCACGGACGGCCCGTACACCAGCCGGCCGGTGTCGATCGTGGTGTCGTACCGGGTCGCGTACCAGTGGGCGACGGCGGACCGGAAGTCGTCCTGCCGCCAGTCCGTGTAGCCGAACACTCCATGGTCGAGCCGGGCCCGGAGGGCGGCCAGCACCTCGGGGGCCGTCCTGAAGTCCATGTCGGAGATGGTGAACGGCAGCAGCCCGTCCACCCCGAAGCGGTCCGCGACCCCGTCCCACTGGACGCACCAGGTTCCGCGGCGGTCGATCACGGTGTCGAAGTCGTAGGACGTGCTCACAGCTGTTCCCTCGGATCGTGCGTGCCGGGTCCGGACATGCCGTGGGCCCGGCTCCCCGAGGGGTGCCGGGCCCACGCCACACATCCGTACGGAATTACTTCAGCTTGGTGCCGGTGGACCGCAGGTTGGCGCAGGCCTCCGTGACGCGCTTGGCCATGCCGGCCTCGGCGGCCTTGCCCCAGGTGCGGGGGTCGTAGGTCTTCTTGTTGCCGACCTCGCCGTCGACCTTCAGGACACCGTCGTAGTTGCGGAACATGTGGTCCGCGACCGGGCGGGTGAAGGCGTACTGGGTGTCGGTGTCGAGGTTCATCTTCACGACGCCGTTCTCCAGCGCGGTGGCGATCTCCTCGGCGGTCGAGCCGGAGCCGCCGTGGAAGACGAAGTCGAACGGGGAGGTCTTGCCGTACTTGGCGCCGACGCCCTCCTGGAGGTCCTTCAGGAGCTCCGGACGCAGGACGACGTTGCCCGGCTTGTAGACGCCGTGCACATTGCCGAAGGACGCGGCCAGCAGGTAGCGGCCCTTCTCGCCCAGGCCGAGCGCCTCGGCGGTGCGCAGCGCGTCGTCGACGGTCGTGTAGAGCTCGTCGTTGATCTCGTGGGTGACGCCGTCCTCCTCGCCACCGGTCGGGGTGATCTCGACCTCAAGGATGATCTTGGCGGCGGCGGCCTTGGCCAGCAGCTCCTGGGCGATGGCCAGGTTGTCGGCCAGCGTCTCGGCCGAGCCGTCCCACATGTGCGACTGGAACAGCGGGTTGCGGCCCTGGGCGACACGCTCCGCGGAGATGTCGATCAGCGGACGCACATAGGTGTCCAGCTTGTCCTTGGGGCAGTGGTCCGTGTGCAGCGCGACGGTGACGTCGTACTTGGCGGCGACGATGTGCGCGAACTCGGCCAGCGCGACCGCGCCCGTGACCATGTCCTTGTTGTACTGGCCGCCCAGGAACTCCGCGCCGCCGGTCGAGATCTGCACGATGCCGTCGCTCTCGGCCTCCGCGAAACCGCGCAGGGCGGCGTGCAGGGTCTGGGTCGACGTCACGTTGATGGCCGGGTAGGCGAACTTGCCTGCCTTCGCCCGGTCGAGCATCTCGGCGTATGCCTCGGGGGTTGCGATGGGCATCTGTCCGCTCCTTGGGATGTGCGGGTGTGCGTTGCTGGGTCCCTGACCTGGGGGCGACGTCATCG is a genomic window of Streptomyces sp. NBC_00708 containing:
- a CDS encoding response regulator transcription factor, whose product is MTTPPAAPIRVLIVDDQMMVREGFSVLLNAMPGIEVVGEAVNGREAVSQVAALRPDVVLMDIRMPELNGIEATREIVAADADAKVLVLTTFDLDEYVYQALRAGASGFLLKDASARQLADGVRVVASGEALLAPTVTRRLITEFSKLASAPRPPALARVGDLTERETEVLVLIAQGLSNAEIAGHLVVAESTIKTHVSRILVKLGLRDRTQAAVFAYEARLVTPS
- a CDS encoding histidine kinase, whose translation is MTETKTRSPELRLAAGAIDELRHDLLQDAFAYRPMAPMRTDGPLTRRLPGRLGTGAAWIPHAAVLGAALITFMAGFTETGNAGVLLSGLLPAICVAMTLIRPVGAFWMAMALMPVSAVVGGEGPWGATTFFSHLVVLFVVAARTRPRTAAWMWALTLLLGLVVESVVTGGDGGASTAAMAVASAFALLVVSLVQVRREAQREVTVQRTVTAVERDRRTLLEERTTIARELHDVVAHHMSVVAIQAEAAPYRVENPPPELEQAFVTIRENAVAALTELRRVLGVVRADDYEAPDAPQPTLADLDRLLANVGEAGLVTEKAVTGAVRELPQGVELSAYRIIQEALSNSLRHAPGAPARVEIGYVLGGLGLRVVNGPATGPVKPSPGAGHGITGMRERVAMLNGEMTAEATAEGGYEVTAFIPAQPIGSGEPGTTGTTGTTGTTGTTSTSGASGASVEQG
- a CDS encoding alpha/beta hydrolase, which translates into the protein MSDSAARERDAAETESAFAHPAVAPDASAAYGSHPDQVIDFYAPRDGRTGAPVVVVLHGGAWRAPYDRAHVSPFADFLARRGFAVASVEYRRGSELPQQRGSGPVAGRWPETFEDVAAAMDALPELLARELPAADSRRIVVTGHSAGGQLALWAAARHVLPEGSPWRLVRPPALRGVVALAPIADFSSAVALDVCAGAVGQLLGPAADFAGRSAHADPARLLPTGIATVVVQGTTDLTVPAAVSEAFVDAAAKEGETVGLTLLPDVGHFPLIDPAADACAVVAEEIAQLAW
- the kynU gene encoding kynureninase; translation: MSDLKERAQALDTADTLAPLRGLFTLDDTVYLDGNSLGALPRHVPARVQEVLTREWGELRIRSWGESGWWTAPERIGDRIAPIVGAAPGRIVVGDSTSVNVFKAVVAATRLAPEGRDEILVDAQTFPTDGYIAASAARMTGHRIVPVAPADVPDALGPRTAAVLLNHVDYRSGRLHDLPGLTAAVRAAGAISVWDLCHSAGALPVGLDEHGVDLAVGCTYKYLNGGPGSPAYLYVAERHQPAFDSPLPGWTSHADPFAMTPGYTPADGAVRGRVGTPDILSMLALEASLDVWDGVGIDAVRAKSLALTDFFLECVEAYAPEGRVTSVTPAAHAERGSQVALRCDDAEPVMAELIARGVVGDLRRPDVLRFGFTPLYVGFADAERAARVLAEVLAAPAA
- a CDS encoding tryptophan 2,3-dioxygenase family protein; the encoded protein is MSTIPPDPEATGAATPHLDFAGTTPYEDYVQADVLTHLQHLRSDDPGEMVFLVTTQVMELWFTVIVHEWETAAHAMREDRLDVAQDALKRSLRELEALNASWTPLAQLTPAQFNSYRSSLGEGSGFQSAMYRRMEFLLGDKSASMLVPHRGAPRVHAELEKALAEPGLYDEALALLARRGHAIPESVLGRDLTRKYEPSPEVEAVWAEIYANPDQNDELVRLGEVLTDVGELVWRWRNDHLLATRRAMGSKTGTGGSAGVAWLEKRATKNVFPELWTARSHV
- a CDS encoding DUF3151 domain-containing protein; the protein is MSIHENLLGGPAPTHLPDDPEPRELLAAGTAPADVAAKYPTSSLAWAQLADEAFEGGRVVESYAYARTGYHRGLDALRRAGWKGHGPVPFEHEPNRGFLRALHALARAAQAIGEQEEYERCSTFLRDSSPTAAETLG
- a CDS encoding MFS transporter — translated: MEKSEADGPGIRVASGAGRWVVLTTVLGSSMAMLDSTVINVALPRIGEDLGTDLAALQWTVNAYMLTLAGLILLGGSLGDRYGRRRVFVVGVVWFAAASLVCGLAPNAAVLIAARALQGVGGALLTPGSLALIQASFHPDDRARAVGLWSGFGGVGAAVGPFVGGWLVDGPGWRWVFLLNLPLAAVCVPVALRHVPESRDPRAHGRFDVVGAVLGALALALVTYALIAAPGQGASPVVIGAALGGVALGVAFVQVERRRADPMLPPSVFASRQFTAVNIVTLCVYAALGGYFFLSAIQLQVVAGYSALGAGAALLPTTLLMLLFSAASGELGQRIGPRIPLTAGPLIAAAGMLLMLRVGPGSGSVTGYLTDVLPAVAVLGAGLVTVVAPLTASVLASVDTARAGLASGINNAAARAAGLIAVAALPLLAGMGPDAYRDAGEFAATFRRAMPMCAGLLVLGALIAWATVRRPSEPEAATARPECAVHCGVTSPPLEPAPETAGPESTG
- a CDS encoding pyridoxal phosphate-dependent aminotransferase — its product is MSTSYDFDTVIDRRGTWCVQWDGVADRFGVDGLLPFTISDMDFRTAPEVLAALRARLDHGVFGYTDWRQDDFRSAVAHWYATRYDTTIDTGRLVYGPSVLSQFSQLLQMWTAEGDGVVLHTPTYDGFRKAIHGLGRELRGVPLGDTDALERELARPDSTVLVVCSPHNPSGRVWTEDELAGMAALAARHGVAVISDEIHADFVHDGRPHVPWTRVGGDGRWAVITSASKSFNFPALTGSYGLIGRPEDRTEYLRRMETAEGLASPAVLSLTAHIAAYREGGPWLDAVRAYVAENLALVAERLNTAFPALEWEPPQAGYLAWIDLRRAGVRDDEALQRVLIERERVAVMPGSTYGADGFVRLNVGCARSKVEAGLAALIRGVEAVRDTV
- the fbaA gene encoding class II fructose-bisphosphate aldolase; translated protein: MPIATPEAYAEMLDRAKAGKFAYPAINVTSTQTLHAALRGFAEAESDGIVQISTGGAEFLGGQYNKDMVTGAVALAEFAHIVAAKYDVTVALHTDHCPKDKLDTYVRPLIDISAERVAQGRNPLFQSHMWDGSAETLADNLAIAQELLAKAAAAKIILEVEITPTGGEEDGVTHEINDELYTTVDDALRTAEALGLGEKGRYLLAASFGNVHGVYKPGNVVLRPELLKDLQEGVGAKYGKTSPFDFVFHGGSGSTAEEIATALENGVVKMNLDTDTQYAFTRPVADHMFRNYDGVLKVDGEVGNKKTYDPRTWGKAAEAGMAKRVTEACANLRSTGTKLK